In the genome of Lactuca sativa cultivar Salinas chromosome 3, Lsat_Salinas_v11, whole genome shotgun sequence, the window ATTTCTTGCAAGTTTAGTAGTTTAACACATAATTTTTTTGTTAACTATAAAACACTATTAACAATTTGACAgacatttcatttcattttgCATTTTGATGTTGCACCTTCTATTTCTTGCAGGATTTCAGTAATGTATTTTGCACCTTCTATTTCTTGCAAGTTTTCATTAATATATGTTGCACCtcaaaatttaattgaaatagacgAAAAGGTACATATCACCGGTTATATCTCTATACAGAATGACTGGTCTCGTCCATATATAAGACCTTTAGCAAGTGTAAAGAGgtgtaaaataaaaataatctaACATTATGTAACACTAGGTTAGAATGTTAGATTACTTTTCCAAGGCTATCTTGAAGTATGTATGCACCAAGAATTAAAGATGGGGTACATTAGCCAAAAAGTTCAATTCCTGCAAAAAGTATTAATGTAACTAGACAAATTTGACTTATAATTATTGATGCATATCATCTAGTGAAGGCTTTTGTAGGGTCCATTCTGCAAAGAGCAACATGCTTTGTTTGTTGGGCACAATCTGAAAGTTTGACCATGGATACCTAAGGATTTTAAGATTCCATTTCAAGATTTGAAATCTACTTTTTACTCACCTAAATAACATAGATTCATAACATATGATTTAATCATGCACATATATCATTATTTACCAACTAACTACAGAAAACTTATCGGTTTGTTAAATTATTATTACATGCGCACAAGAATTAAGTATCTACTTGACTATTTCATTGTTAACTAAAATATTCTTCAGGAAGGTACAAACAAATATAAATGAATGAAAGAAGAAACAAAAAGAGTAAACTTgttttacaaagaaaaaaaaaccatAGCCCATAAAATTTATACACGAGCATTTCTTGTTCCGTATCCTATCAACAAAGAAATATAGTGTTAACTACAAAACACAAGATCCCAATATTATAACAACCAGAAGAATTTTCTCCTGCCTCACAAATAAAATCACAAGATAAAGAATTCACCCCCAAAGGTTATAGTCATACCAAAAGAAACTAAACCATGGATCGGTCCGTGTACCCCGAGTAATTTTCCCGGCTCAGTGGGCTCCAGTCAGTCTCATACTGACTGATCGATAACGGTGTCGTATCGATCGATGTGGCCATCGACATGTCGTCGATGGACATCATCGCAGGCCACACAAAAGCCGGCTTGAAAGGTGGTACCGGGGGCACAGGCAGTGCCCCCGATATCATCTGAACAATGGCTTGTGTTTTCGGCCTCTCGCCTGCTATCGGATGCGAACAAGCTAACCCTAACAACAATAGTCTGTTCGCCTCCTCGGTGTTATAATCATCCACAATACGCTTATCAACCGCTTCCAAGATTCGCCCTTCACGATACAACGACCATACATAATCCACCATGAACTGGAACCCGTTGATTTTTGTCCCCGGGCGTTGACCGGATACAACCTCGATTAGTAGAGCGCCAAAAGCGTAAATATCGGAATGTTGAGTGGCTTTTCCTGTGTGGAAACATTCGGGAGCGATGTAACCGACGGTTCCCAGTACGCCTTCTGCTTCCGCGTACGAGGTTTTTTCGTTATCTAGGGCACGCGCGAGGCCGAAATCTCCAAGACGGGCGTTGAAATTGGAATCGAGCATGATGTTGCTAGCTTTGATGTCACGGTGGACGACTTTTTGGTCGTATTCGTAGTGGAGGTAGTGGAGGGCAGAGGCGACACCGACTATGACCTTATACCTGAGGGCCCAGCTTAAGGGCTCACCGGTTACTGTAAACAGATGCATGTCAAGACTGCCTTTTCGCATGTACTCGTAAACTAATAGGAGCTTCCCGTTCTTGTGACACCATCCTGAATCATTAGATAATGTTAGATGTATAAAAGACTTTGCTTTTAAAAACGTTGGCTCTTATACCACGATAAATATAATCGATATACAAATACCATGATAAATATAATCGATATACAAATGAATATGTCACGTTTATTAAATGTATCATCAAACTTGGCATTTAATTATATGAGACCAATAAAAGATGGCTATAGTGGGGAAGATAAACAAATGGAATATGATAAGTTGGCAGGCGGTGATTGAAAATGCACAAAGTTGTCTCCTTCAATAAAAACAGTGTTTGTAGGCCATACTTGAGAATGAAGTTATTCCAATTTTTAAAAATCACTATAAAAGTCAAATACGATACATTGGTGAGATTCAACGACTTAAATGAAGCTATTACAAGTTTAATGTATATGAATTTTCCAATTCAACGACTTAGCATTTATTGATTTTGTCAAATTTTATCCACTTAAAGGATTTAACAAGTAATACAACTATGTGACGACTTTATCATAACACGGTGTCTCGTAAGGATTTATATTTTAGTTTGCAAGGTCAACATCATGGTTTTTTGATTGATAAGTATACATGGAATTGACGCTAAGATTTTTGCAATAAATAATTAGGATTTTGTAAGAAAATTAATGCATTGAAAAACAATTAGGGATTCGTTTCTAATcttaaaactttaattttatatatgatCTAATAGACATgtcgattatcaaataaaataattttttatgaagacaaatttaagaaaaataaaatataataagcaTGAAGAGGATTGAGGAGATGAAAGTAGGTCCAAAAAGCCACTAGTCGAAAGATGttaaatgattaaatattaaaaaaaaaaaaaaaaaattaaaaacaaaagggTAAACAGCTCAATTTTAGTATGTCCAAAATTACAGCTAATTTAATTATCTACCAGCCTGCTTTTGTCGTGCCCATTTTGAAAAAGTGACCTAATCCTTATCGACCATTATGATTGTAATTCAAAAGCTAGTGCTTTTTGTCACTATTTACAACTCATACTCCATTAAGTACAAGTCTTTATTGCAAATATTTTAATGCTTAgtgaaaacataaacaaaaataatattcttttttccttttataACTCCCATAATCTTTCCACATAACCAAATATTCTCTTTCTAGAACCATATTCGAAAtgtaaaattaattccaattttaAGATCTAAATTATTTTAACAacctttttttaaaatatattggaTTTAAtggaaagtaaaaaaaaaaaaaagtggaaACAAGATTTACCCAATAATCGAACAAGATGACGATGCCGGAGACGGTTGATGATGGTGAGTTCAGCCAAGAAATCATCTTCTCCCTTCAAACTTTCCCTTGAAAACCATTTCACGGCGACCTCCACATTATCCTCCGGCAACACCCCCTTGTAAACCACCCCATATCCACCTTGCCCAAGTTTCCTCTTCTCATCGAAATTATTCGTCGCTTTTTTCAGTTCCCGGAAATGGAACTCCTTCGGCATTCCCGGCAGTGTTCTCAGCCGGCTCAGAATGTTTGATTGCGACCGGTCCACCAACCTTTTCTTGTATAGATAGTAACCGATATACGCCGCCAACGCcaccaaccccaccaccaccgGAATCCCAACGCTGAGTAAGATTGTCATCAATGGGCCCTTCGGTTCAGGTATGTAGGTCACTGTTAAGTTCCATCGACGAACGCAGTTTAGCTGGATTAGGGTTCCGGTGGAAGCGGCGAAACCAAAGTAGGAGTGCTGGTTAACTGTTGTCCGGAGATCTAGTTTTCGTTCAATGATGGGGTTTTCCGGCATGGGCGGAGTCGGGTCATCTTTTCCCATTTGCTTTGCGATGTAAATCCGGATGATCTTCTCGTCGCCATTGTACTGAACCCAGATGTTCTCGAACGACGGGATTGGGCCGGTAACCAGAGTGATGTTTTTCGGTGTTAATGATTCGGAGACTACAGATCTGATCGAGTGTATGTTGAGACCTATGTGGTTCTTATCGATATCGAAATTTTGTTGGACCGTGTCGAGCTCGACGGCGACTATTCCGTTACTTGTTTGGTTATCGGTGGTGGCGTTAGTGAGGCCGAGATATTGGCCGTAGCTGTTCTGCGGGATGTCGATGGTGGGTGCGATCAGGAAAGCTAAGCCTTCTCCGGGTGTGCCGTTGTTTGGGAACATATTGACGAGGAAGGAGGTGTTGAAGGAGGCGACGGCGGAGTTGCTGTTGACGTCGCCGTCCCATAGCTTGAATTTTTGATAGAACATCACTCTACCGGACTGGTTCTGGAGTCCGAATACCAGCGGGTTGGCGGAGTCCGGAGTAACCTGCAGAGCATCTTGGCTTAGCACCGCATGGTTTTGTAATATTAACTCGGCTTTGGCTTCTGTGGTCATGGAATTGTTGAAGTAAGGATAGGTTCGGTTTAAGGTTTTGAATTTGGCGACGGCGGAGAAGAAGCATAGGAAGATGACGGCGGTTCTGAGGGTCACCGGCACTAAACCCATCTCATGTAGTGATTGAAGGGGCGGCGGCGGCGGCGGTGACGGAGGTGGATTTGAGCTCTGAGTTGATTTTAGGGGCGAGAGAGAAATGGAAATGTGGGTGGGTGGGTTTATAAGATCTTGAGAGCTTTGAATTGTTTATAGAAGGGCTGAGGAAGATGGTTGTTGCTCGGAAACTGCCATTACCATTGGCTTCTAATTTAATATTTTGCCGAGAATATTTTAAATTATACCTTAATAGTATTTTCAGTTATTCAATGAAATACATATTGATATCCAAatatatccatgtgaattttcttGTACACCAAACAAATACAATTAATTAATAGGTctttaatgttttatttttaatgttttatgtTGAGATGATTTTTTTGTCAGGTCGATGGTTAAAATTCTAATAAGAACATATGTGGAAGTTAGTAGTAGTTTAAAGTGTGTGTATcgtttttctataaaaatgacTATTATTTGCAACAATAATTTTCGAATAAAGTGAATTCGCTTAACATCTGCGATAATAATTTCGAAAGCGAGGTTCTTATTTAACCTGTATCATATTACTATGAATTCACGATTAAGGTTTAATTGTTACAATTTATGTTGACAAGGGAACTAGTTTTTAATTTTCGTTTCTCAAAAAACATATAAATAGAAATAGATGAACATGGTGATACTTTGGATATCACCAATAGACTCAACTTTCAAGTAAGTTATTTAAAACTCATAAACATTAATCTATATAAACAATCAACAACCATGAAGTTATCTTCATTAACAAGTTGATCATCTAAATCATTATACATTATGAGATTCTAAATTCGTTTGTATTGTATTGTCTTTTATTTTTAGTGATTTTAAGAAAGAAAACAAGTATGTATTAAAAAGACTcctaaaggaaaaaaaaatagcATAACGAGGAATCCAAAGAGTCTAGTTAATTCTTATTGATGCATAAGATGACAAACATGCAGCTTATGGGGAGTAATATATTTGTAGGCATCATACGATTAACTATTTATGACTTGCAAGATGCTCGTAATGACGATTACTAAAAATCTTCAAAGACCATGATTTCCTTCTTCATATGCAATCAACTAGAGAATTAGCAACGCAACACTCAAGCCAAAAAATATTTTAGGCATATTGGTATTTAGTATAAAATGCTAAAGGCACATGCTATATCGGTGCATTATAATTACTCAAATTTATATGACAATTTGTTCTGTAATAGGTGGTGGAGAGACTAATGTTTTCACTACTTCTCAAGTATTTCCACTGCCTGTTAAATTTGGTTTTTCAACTGCCTATTTGATTGATTTATTGGATATTAGTAATATGTTTTGATATAATATGACATTCAGTTCTTTGATGTTAAGATTGAACAATGTGACTTGATGATGTTCAATACCATGTTAGTAAGGTGACATTAGTTGTTAGCATGAGCTGACTAAGTTGTGCATTAAGAACTTCATTGACATTGGCTAACAAAGACATGTGTAGTTGCAGATGATACCTTGAGCTACTTGAAGCATGACCAACTTAACATTTGGAAGTCCTATCTATTTAAGGCAATATAACATGTGTGTTTATACGAAGATACCAAAGATAAAGAATTCAAATATGAGATAAAGATAAGCCATTGCAGATTCAAGATAACAACACAAGTATCCTAACAAGTTTTGATAATCAATTTTCTTATATTGGTATCTATATTTTACATACTTTTGTGAGTGAGCATTGAGAGTTATTAGTTAGCTTGTAGTTATATCTCAAACATTTTATTTATAATATGAGGTATGGCGTATATTATTCTACATGTCTTTGAAGATATTTAATAGATGTTATTCACTTTCACCATTCCTGTGTCTTAAGCTTGTTTATTGAATTATATAGGACCAAGAACTAAAATAAGATAAATGTTTAAGATGATATTCATATTTGCTTCTTGCAATCCTTTTCCTCTAATTAATCAAGTCATCATATCTTCATCAAGCCAATTCACTTCCAACTCTTTAAGCAAATGCCCTCCTTTCGATAAAAACAACTTCGTCGTTTGGTTAAACAAAGCACTCGTGGTGTCAAAGAAGTGTTTAAGATGATATTCATATGATGATCCACAACCAACAAATCAAGCTTTAAAATCAAGATTCTAAGAGATCATTTCATTAGCCAAGTTATTGGAAATATGAGCACTAATGTACAAACCAATAATCAAGTTTCTAGTAAATTTGGTCTATATGTGAACTTTGTTTCTATGAGGGAACCCAAGAAGATCACAAAAGCTTGTATATAATTATAATGGATAAAAGCAATGCAAAATGAGCGTAAGGTGTTCAAAGTATTATAGACCTTAGTACTTAAGCTATCAAACAAGACAATTACTAGACAAGATAGGTGTACAAAAGCAAACTTAATGAACTTGTTGTAGTAATCAGAAGCATAGCATGATTGGTAGGTAATGGGTTCAGTCATCTTGAAGGCCTTGATTATAATGGAAATTTTATCTAGTTTCAATACTAGAAGTTATCATATTTGTCTAATCATATGCTTCTTTTAAATGTGTAACACCCTAAGTTCAGAAGCAAGAGTTCGGGGGTGTAAAGTGTTATTAgaaggatggactcggcgagttggagctatcactcgtcgagtcggagcgtGTGAAGAGCACGTGATAAGTGgcctgactcaacgagtcggcagctggactcgacgagtcagtgctggaagagggaaaccctaatcttagggtttgcaccctatttaaaggacttgaTGTCCTCCCCTCACCCTTACTACCCTTTgatatccagaaaccctaaaatcgtgagtGAAAgtccttggaagcaatttggagcttagataagtgattttgtgaagagatcttgaagatcaaggagcttggatcaaggagattTGTGGAGATTCAGTTTATTCTTCAGTAGGAGGTCgttttggaggtaatgaatcgttatccttggccttctcctttctagatccatctttcatggagtttcAGGGTTTGTTTGGAGATAATCTGATGAGATCTTGGTgcatgagttagatctggagctgaaactccagatctgagttctATTTGGATCAAATATACAGAAAGCCCTTCTAATTGCTATGCAaaagccattccccatgagttaagttcctttctagcttggtttttggaATTTTGGGGCatgaagcacgtaaaggtagcaactttatgttgctaatgcatGCTAGAGACCCGGATCTATtatttggagcaaaggagtagaTATGTATCTTTCGATTATGGGAATACCtgtatcaactcggcgagtctgggagatgactcgacgagttgggctagGGCTTTAGGCATTGAGTCGCGTagtgactcgatgagtcgcatgggtgaactcggtgagtcatatgatgatgagcttggactcgacgagtggaagaAAAACTCAGAGAGtttgatgaagattgtcgtggaccCGACGAGTCtgtttttggactcggcgagtcagagtacaaaacccccaacctcttctggttaGACTCAGattagtgagttgagtggtgactcagtgagttggacaggttaggactcgaagattgttgaactcgatgagtcaatgggttgactcggtgagtagggttaaTCAGGAAGGTGGACTTTGACCAGGTTGACCTTcaggggtattatggtaatttttggatatatatatgtcattggatcattgatgattataggtgttggagttagAGGCAGTGCTTCGGGTTTGTGCTTTCGTGATTCGGTTTTGGCAGTTggaaggtgagttatcctcaatatatcaacagggtctaaggcaccaaggtcgatcCTTTATTGGATGGGAATCCGGGTATTTGTTTGATATGTTTTTGagttgctagatctgcatcctggttttagggtggtgttatgttagtgacctagttaaggtcggtatcctagtatgtggggtaatgttatgttagtgaccggttaggtcggtatcctggttaggatgttgctatgctgcaTGATCTAATAGATTCGTTTGTTTGGTTGAGGATTTGTATGTGATTaactgttttatgtgcacatggttgtttggttggggttgggttgaggcgggtcttgctttgtgttgtaggccaacatacccagggcagaccggatagactgaaggcccaacgagcggtccaaataggctgaaggccccaagagggcggtccagacgttccgaggctcagagagtgaaccaggccgactgaagtcctggtgcgggcggactagtcatactgtagactcggagaatggaccaggtggactaatggcccggtgcgggcagaccagtcacactgtagactcgatatgcatggctgttctatattgtgatatgatatgagtatggttataagtggttggtattttgggggtaactcactaagatttcgggcttaagtattttggtttcaggtacttcaggagatcgtggcaaggcgaaggcgtgatcgtaccgctcctcatactttatgattttgtgatttggttctggggatactctaatgtttaaactcttttgaaaacaagttgtaatacCTTAATGGCTTTTGAATGaatgaaaatgttttaaattggtgaaaatttttatgatttttacaagttggtatcagagccttggtttgagtgaattggaggaacattcgtgtgaatccagtctcaaatcaaggagggattttcaaaatggttttcaaaatatttttcgaaataagtaaaggaggatgtagagggtacgatcagccagagccagtaagtagaccccaaaataccatacaagttatttgattatgtgatatgttagaactgttggataaggtgtctaagtccataacttatttggtatatacttgacccgacccggcatggtccatttgggttgcatctcacccgaactatttatggataattttatgagatttatacacatatgtttattaatatattataagttataatatattaatatgaggttatgttatttaattagttttagtcttaaattaattatgaattaatttagagattaaaaggaagactaattagattatgggctatttgttttatatggtgtgggctaacactcatttgttaatgggctaggcttggatggaagtccatggatgatccatggagcttttaacccatggatccttggaaaaggaaaggtcatgggttattagggtttcaccctaaccatgcacactatataagcatgcttatggagcatgaaatggcaactagtgaactagtgtgtgtgagcttgtgtgtggccgaaaatacaagtgtgtatactctctcaaagttttccaagagtttgtggtgttttgtgattccatttgaggcattcacactattggtgcttggccctcaaactcctcaagaaccaaactcatcaaaaaggtatgtaatctcttctaactcttttatgttgaaatgttccccatgccatgttagataggttataaaccttgggaaattattattttgcatgtatttagacaaacatagatccaaggtttattagggttgcatgcacacttaggaagtgttagattgctcaaaacccaacagtggtatcagagcctaggcttgcttgtttgatacttgatgcaaaatagttgaaaaagtcgaaaaacttgctgtctgactgatgaactcgctgagtccatggggggactcgccgagtccatgtgtatcttcaacctactcgccgagtaggttcatgcactcgacgagtaggagcgacagagtgcagattttcgactttagctgctggaaatggactagaaacattaccctaaactgttttggtgttttaaaacttgttttagttggtgtaatggttgttctaatccatttacaatagcatatatcaaaattccatgatttttatgtgttcatataatttttgaaattttgatgatcatgttcatgttcttatgaatttagaagatgataggaattatttgctgaattgtttagaattaattcttgatcatttatgtgttttaatggagtccataatttgtcctcaagttatggatatccaaaggtcactttctttaacacacacatttaaacacataagttacatgaaaatgaagagtcttcatttttatgaacctttaattcataagctatgaaatgaaaagttttggatagttacaaaacttgccctcaagttttggaatttgtaaagtttcacacactttaataaactttaattccaacccttagagttttaatagttaaaattcaacccttatactatttataacattaatggttaattattatatatatatatatatatatatatatatatatatatatatatatatatatatatatatatatatatatgtataagaataagtcgttctaccgttagtaggcctcattcacgaagacggtctataaggtgggtataaggttgttgcctataaaatggcgacttaatgggtgtccattctcacccaccgcttgcttgactggtggagggtcgttagccgaacgggtaggacaatgactttaaatcctcattaaaagtataatgattattataaagtaactaaacctttttaattcccaatcttagttattttaggaaaaatgtgaacatggtgctagtccatggaattcacactttgtaccttaccaagtcgttggtggagcgtgtgtggttaaccggcacactaacttggactagtaaggatcacgaagggcgacttaatgtttgtcatagatcaatggagcgtgtgtggttaaccgacacattgattaggtgataatattaagggtaccaagtgaattagcatgattattcacaccttgttttgtgatcctcggcatcccagtcacaaaacttgaagggcacaatcgagattgaaacatgccattgaaaagttcaatgaatctcaaaagaatctaggaatttcaaatccaattaaaacctaataatacattttgttttcatggtggaaattggtgaatcgtcattcacctacctttcaaatatattattacttagattacgacatccctcttctaagtataatatattgtgattgggtcctagccttaatattacatttgggtgtcttattaaggattctatatatctaatctaaacttgctttc includes:
- the LOC111895817 gene encoding probable L-type lectin-domain containing receptor kinase S.5, translating into MGLVPVTLRTAVIFLCFFSAVAKFKTLNRTYPYFNNSMTTEAKAELILQNHAVLSQDALQVTPDSANPLVFGLQNQSGRVMFYQKFKLWDGDVNSNSAVASFNTSFLVNMFPNNGTPGEGLAFLIAPTIDIPQNSYGQYLGLTNATTDNQTSNGIVAVELDTVQQNFDIDKNHIGLNIHSIRSVVSESLTPKNITLVTGPIPSFENIWVQYNGDEKIIRIYIAKQMGKDDPTPPMPENPIIERKLDLRTTVNQHSYFGFAASTGTLIQLNCVRRWNLTVTYIPEPKGPLMTILLSVGIPVVVGLVALAAYIGYYLYKKRLVDRSQSNILSRLRTLPGMPKEFHFRELKKATNNFDEKRKLGQGGYGVVYKGVLPEDNVEVAVKWFSRESLKGEDDFLAELTIINRLRHRHLVRLLGWCHKNGKLLLVYEYMRKGSLDMHLFTVTGEPLSWALRYKVIVGVASALHYLHYEYDQKVVHRDIKASNIMLDSNFNARLGDFGLARALDNEKTSYAEAEGVLGTVGYIAPECFHTGKATQHSDIYAFGALLIEVVSGQRPGTKINGFQFMVDYVWSLYREGRILEAVDKRIVDDYNTEEANRLLLLGLACSHPIAGERPKTQAIVQMISGALPVPPVPPFKPAFVWPAMMSIDDMSMATSIDTTPLSISQYETDWSPLSRENYSGYTDRSMV